A single genomic interval of Agromyces cerinus harbors:
- the thrC gene encoding threonine synthase, which produces MNTPITPKANSRQWRGVIREYADRLDVTDATPVVTLGEGGTPLLPAPALSARTGADVWVKFEGMNPTGSFKDRGMTMAVTKAVEHGAKVVICASTGNTSASAAAYATHAGIKAAVLVPEGKIAMGKLSQAIAHNAELLQVQGNFDDCLDIARDLAANYPVHLVNSVNNDRIEGQKTAAFEVVEALGDAPDFHFIPVGNAGNYTAYTRGYREDIAVGNATRMPRMFGFQASGSAPIVRGEPVKDPDTIASAIRIGNPASWELALQARDETDGYFGAIDDDKILEAQRILSAEVGIFVEPASAISVAGLLERSAAGVIPAGARVVLTVTGHGLKDPQWALRTADGSDVQPTIVPVDTAQIASVLGLSS; this is translated from the coding sequence GTGAACACCCCCATCACCCCCAAGGCAAACTCGCGTCAATGGCGCGGAGTCATCCGCGAGTACGCCGACCGGCTCGACGTCACCGACGCGACCCCGGTCGTCACGCTCGGTGAGGGCGGCACGCCGCTCCTGCCGGCGCCCGCACTCTCGGCCCGCACCGGCGCCGACGTCTGGGTGAAGTTCGAGGGCATGAACCCCACGGGCTCCTTCAAGGACCGCGGCATGACCATGGCCGTCACGAAGGCCGTCGAGCACGGCGCCAAGGTCGTCATCTGCGCATCGACCGGCAACACCTCCGCTTCGGCGGCCGCCTACGCCACGCACGCCGGCATCAAGGCCGCGGTGCTCGTGCCCGAGGGCAAGATCGCGATGGGCAAGCTCAGCCAGGCCATCGCCCACAACGCAGAACTGCTGCAGGTGCAGGGCAACTTCGACGACTGCCTCGACATCGCCCGCGACCTCGCTGCGAACTACCCCGTGCACCTCGTGAACTCGGTCAACAACGACCGCATCGAGGGACAGAAGACGGCGGCGTTCGAGGTCGTCGAGGCGCTCGGCGACGCGCCCGACTTCCACTTCATCCCCGTCGGCAACGCCGGCAACTACACCGCGTACACGCGCGGCTACCGCGAGGACATCGCCGTGGGCAACGCCACGCGCATGCCGCGGATGTTCGGCTTCCAGGCCTCGGGTTCCGCGCCGATCGTGCGCGGCGAGCCGGTGAAGGACCCCGACACCATCGCGAGCGCCATCCGCATCGGCAACCCGGCATCGTGGGAGCTCGCCCTGCAGGCGCGCGACGAGACCGACGGCTACTTCGGTGCGATCGACGACGACAAGATCCTCGAGGCGCAGCGCATCCTGTCGGCAGAGGTCGGCATCTTCGTCGAGCCCGCGTCGGCCATCTCGGTCGCCGGCCTCCTCGAGCGCTCGGCCGCCGGAGTCATCCCGGCCGGCGCGCGGGTCGTGCTCACGGTCACCGGCCACGGCCTGAAGGACCCGCAGTGGGCGCTCCGCACCGCCGACGGCTCGGACGTGCAGCCGACGATCGTGCCCGTCGACACGGCGCAGATCGCCTCCGTGCTCGGACTCAGCTCATGA
- a CDS encoding homoserine dehydrogenase, translating into MIEYRSIRVGLLGAGSVGSQVARLLLEHSDELAQRIGARIELVGIAVRDVDAKRDAELPRELLTTDADALILGSDIVIELMGGIEPARTLVLQAIASGADVVTGNKALLASHGPELFAAAEQVGAQLSYEAAVAGAIPIIRPLRDSLAGDRIDRILGIVNGTTNFILDRMDQTGASLEDALATATELGYAEADPTADIGGYDAAQKAAILASLAFHTSVPVEAVHREGITGVSAEQVDSARRAGYVVKLLAICERLTDAETGEEGVSARVYPALVPRSHPLAAVHGANNAVFVEASAAGPLMFYGAGAGGVQTASAVLGDLVAIARRHVIGGPGTAESTHAALPVLEIGRITTRYAITLEVADEPGVLEQIARIFADHGVSVEQLQQTVSEGSERATLVIGTHEAKESALAETVAALAQSPVVASVASVLRVEGAV; encoded by the coding sequence ATGATCGAGTACCGCTCCATCCGAGTGGGCCTGCTCGGAGCGGGCTCCGTCGGCTCGCAGGTGGCCCGCCTCCTGCTCGAGCACTCCGACGAGCTCGCCCAGCGCATCGGCGCCCGCATCGAGCTCGTCGGCATCGCCGTGCGCGACGTCGACGCCAAGCGCGACGCCGAGCTGCCGCGGGAGCTCCTGACGACCGACGCCGACGCGCTCATCCTCGGGTCCGACATCGTGATCGAGCTCATGGGCGGCATCGAGCCGGCCCGCACGCTCGTGCTGCAGGCGATCGCGTCGGGTGCCGACGTCGTCACGGGCAACAAGGCGCTGCTCGCCAGCCACGGCCCAGAGCTCTTCGCCGCCGCGGAGCAGGTGGGCGCGCAGCTCTCCTATGAGGCAGCCGTCGCCGGTGCCATCCCGATCATCCGGCCGCTGCGCGACAGCCTCGCGGGCGACCGCATCGACCGCATCCTCGGCATCGTGAACGGCACCACGAACTTCATCCTCGACCGCATGGACCAGACGGGTGCCTCGCTCGAGGACGCCCTCGCGACGGCGACGGAGCTCGGCTACGCCGAGGCCGACCCGACCGCCGACATCGGCGGCTACGACGCTGCGCAGAAGGCCGCGATCCTCGCGAGCCTCGCGTTCCACACGAGCGTTCCCGTCGAGGCCGTGCACCGCGAGGGCATCACCGGCGTCTCGGCCGAGCAGGTCGACTCCGCGCGACGCGCTGGCTACGTCGTGAAGCTCCTCGCCATCTGCGAGCGGCTGACCGACGCCGAGACCGGCGAAGAGGGCGTCTCGGCGCGGGTCTACCCGGCGCTCGTGCCGCGTAGCCACCCCCTCGCCGCCGTGCACGGCGCGAACAACGCCGTGTTCGTCGAGGCATCCGCTGCCGGGCCCCTCATGTTCTACGGCGCCGGAGCCGGGGGAGTGCAGACCGCCTCCGCCGTGCTCGGCGATCTCGTCGCGATCGCCCGCCGCCACGTCATCGGCGGCCCCGGCACCGCCGAGTCGACGCACGCGGCGCTGCCCGTGCTCGAGATCGGGCGCATCACCACGCGCTACGCCATCACGCTCGAGGTGGCCGACGAACCGGGCGTGCTCGAGCAGATCGCCCGCATCTTCGCCGACCACGGCGTCTCCGTGGAGCAGTTGCAGCAGACCGTCAGCGAGGGCTCGGAGCGGGCTACGCTGGTGATCGGGACGCACGAGGCGAAGGAGTCCGCGCTCGCCGAGACCGTCGCCGCCCTCGCTCAGAGCCCCGTCGTCGCATCCGTCGCGTCCGTCCTCCGAGTCGAAGGAGCAGTGTGA
- the lysA gene encoding diaminopimelate decarboxylase encodes MASTAPAPGQLSVPDDANALAPLVWPSTAARDEAGRLVIAGRDAASLAAEFGTPLYVVDEAEARARAARTKRAFDDAAASIGTTVTVYYAGKAFLSGAIVRWVTDEGLAVDVCTGGELAVALAAGADPARIGFHGNNKSLAEIERGVAVGVGVIVIDSEIEIERVADAAARAGRVQPVRLRVNSGVHASTHEFLATAHEDQKFGVPLARAVELGARIRSHASLEFLGLHCHIGSQIFDAAGFAESAERLLAVHAELSQAAPVPELNLGGGFGIAYTAVDEPAPIEEIAQGIVAAVANGCREHGVPVPKLAFEPGRSIIGPAGVTLYTVGTIKPVPIDGGVRHYVSVDGGMSDNARTALYGAEYSARIASRASDAAPALVRVAGKHCESGDIVVDAEYLPGDVAPGDLLAVPATGAYCWSLASNYNHVPRPPVVAVRDGVARVIVHGETEAQLLARDAGLEASAGADPAIEGNPA; translated from the coding sequence GTGGCATCCACCGCACCCGCCCCCGGTCAGCTCAGCGTGCCCGACGACGCCAACGCGCTCGCGCCACTCGTCTGGCCGTCGACCGCCGCGCGCGATGAGGCCGGCCGGCTCGTGATCGCCGGCCGCGACGCGGCCTCGCTCGCCGCCGAGTTCGGCACTCCGCTCTACGTCGTCGACGAGGCCGAGGCGCGCGCCCGGGCCGCACGCACGAAGCGGGCGTTCGACGACGCCGCGGCATCCATCGGCACGACTGTGACCGTCTATTACGCCGGCAAGGCGTTCCTCTCCGGCGCGATCGTGCGCTGGGTGACCGATGAGGGCCTCGCCGTCGACGTGTGCACCGGCGGCGAACTCGCCGTCGCGCTCGCAGCGGGCGCCGACCCCGCCCGCATCGGATTCCACGGCAACAACAAGTCGCTCGCCGAGATCGAGCGCGGCGTCGCCGTGGGCGTCGGCGTGATCGTCATCGACAGCGAGATCGAGATCGAGCGCGTCGCGGATGCCGCGGCGCGCGCCGGCCGGGTGCAACCCGTGCGGCTCCGCGTCAACAGCGGCGTGCACGCCTCGACGCACGAGTTCCTCGCGACCGCGCACGAAGACCAGAAGTTCGGTGTGCCGCTCGCCCGCGCCGTCGAACTCGGCGCCCGAATCCGCTCGCACGCCTCGCTCGAGTTCCTCGGCCTGCACTGCCACATCGGCTCGCAGATCTTCGACGCCGCGGGTTTCGCCGAGTCGGCCGAGCGACTGCTCGCCGTGCACGCGGAGCTCTCGCAGGCCGCCCCCGTTCCCGAACTGAACCTGGGCGGCGGCTTCGGCATCGCCTACACCGCCGTCGACGAGCCCGCCCCGATCGAGGAGATCGCGCAGGGCATCGTCGCAGCCGTCGCGAACGGATGCCGCGAGCACGGCGTGCCCGTGCCGAAACTCGCCTTCGAGCCCGGCCGTTCGATCATCGGCCCCGCGGGCGTCACGCTCTACACGGTCGGCACCATCAAGCCCGTGCCGATCGACGGCGGGGTGCGCCACTACGTCTCCGTCGACGGCGGCATGAGCGACAACGCGCGCACCGCGCTCTACGGAGCCGAGTACTCCGCCCGCATCGCCTCGCGCGCCTCCGACGCGGCGCCCGCCCTCGTGCGGGTCGCGGGCAAGCACTGCGAGTCCGGCGACATCGTCGTCGACGCCGAGTACCTGCCGGGCGACGTCGCACCGGGCGACCTGCTCGCCGTGCCGGCCACCGGCGCCTACTGCTGGTCGCTCGCCTCGAACTACAACCACGTGCCCCGGCCGCCGGTCGTCGCAGTGCGCGACGGCGTGGCGCGCGTCATCGTGCACGGCGAGACCGAGGCGCAGCTGCTCGCTCGCGACGCCGGGCTCGAGGCATCCGCCGGCGCCGACCCCGCCATCGAAGGGAACCCTGCATGA